One window from the genome of Salvelinus fontinalis isolate EN_2023a chromosome 3, ASM2944872v1, whole genome shotgun sequence encodes:
- the LOC129838120 gene encoding ras GTPase-activating protein nGAP-like isoform X3 → MMGFRRWIACGGALECSPDHMAPTGGPRLKGQDGGVRGLIKRRFYGGAMRKSNTQLNTIGLNKGSSRLHGSRESVSIPVSAAGNLDLSADTSTVIRPVHSSILGEKYCFEVINSENNHCFGCTSAAERDRWIEDLRRAAQPNKDNCERTENSLSLWVNEAKDLLPKRRYYCELHLDGTLFARTSSRAVGKSSHHSSLAGDGSSGGVLGGSGGVVGGCQLFWGEFFELDNLPSVSQITLHLFRDEEPKKKRHSRDESTLHPLGSVALSLADIRGRAFQEKWHPIIPYKASGAGGTKEQLGPQASLRVKARFQNLQVLPIERYKEFAEFVTVDYVGMCRNLQPLLSVREKEELAGALVHVLQSIGKAKEFLIELGSEEVERLGEKEALIFRENTLATKAIDEYMKLVGQKYLIDTLGDFITRLYASVESCEVDPLKCPASELSNNQRHLKERCEDAVQKITEMHGSFPEELNRIFSSWVKLCEEQGRPEIGQRLISASLFLRFLCPAILSPSLFGLTQPYPEPATLRTLTFTAKVIQNLANFTLFGEKEEYMLFMNDFLQQHWERMRCFLQTVSSPDMEIPMTSFDGYVDLPLRLAVLHSLLVDIISPMKQGTIDTLHPLPSILNQITESLGPDALRITVSSNIGQSKPTYVPPKDLGKYSPLHNSLQQLPTDVKGSQRKESFQRCNRDRRSARERKPVSRTQSAPHRPLADPKQLRRRQSSTEDLPLEDQEAEREANPPLDISSPQNSVGVKSPPAPVPWIKVSQSKEPYERKIENEEINVLDRHAQELSELRLGVEQVTERELEMAKRLEDVIVQSQDQNAVLLAEVNELRNLLAAREEQLASATFRLGVIEEEREEDERKLNVAVAAAERMNVLEEQFADLLKDRHQLGGDYTDDQSNTQYPGIGANHVNSN, encoded by the exons ATGATGGGATTTAGACGCTGGATTGCATGTGGAGGCGCATTGG AATGCAGCCCCGACCACATGGCCCCCACAGGAGGCCCCAGACTGAAGGGCCAAGATGGAGGAGTGAGG GGGCTGATCAAGCGGCGTTTCTATGGTGGGGCCATGCGAAAGAGCAATACCCAGTTAAACACCATAGGGTTGAACAAAGGGAGCAG CAGGCTCCATGGCTCACGGGAGTCCGTGTCCATCCCAGTCAGCGCTGCAGGAAACCTGGATCTGAGTGCAGACACCAGTACGGTCATCAGGCCTGTACACAGCTCCATCCTGGGGGAGAAGTACTGTTTTGAG GTGATAAACTCAGAGAACAACCACTGTTTTGGGTGCACCTCCGCTGCTGAGCGAGACCGCTGGATAGAGGACCTGAGACGGGCTGCTCAGCCCAATAAG GACAACTGTGAGCGGACAGAGAACTCCCTCAGTCTGTGGGTGAACGAGGCCAAGGACTTGCTCCCCAAGAGGCGATACTACTGCGAGCTGCACCTGGACGGCACCCTGTTCGCCCGCACCAGCAGCCGAGCCGTGGGCAAGTCTTCCCATCACTCCAGTTTAGCTGGTGATGGGTCCTCTGGTGGGGTGCTCGGGGGCAGCGGTGGTGTGGTCGGAGGCTGCCAGCTGTTCTGGGGAGAGTTTTTTGAGCTGGACAACTTGCCGTCGGTCTCCCAGATCACCCTGCACCTCTTCCGCGACGAGGAACCCAAGAAGAAGCGTCACTCCCGGGACGAGTCCACCCTGCATCCCCTTGGCAGTGTGGCCCTATCCCTGGCCGACATCCGTGGAAGGGCCTTCCAGGAGAAATGGCACCCGATCATTCCCTACAAGGCGTCTGGTGCCGGCGGGACGAAGGAGCAACTGGGGCCCCAAGCGTCGCTCCGTGTCAAGGCCCGCTTTCAGAACCTGCAGGTGCTGCCCATCGAGAGGTATAAGGAGTTTGCAGAGTTTGTGACAGTAGACTATGTGGGCATGTGTAGGAACCTGCAGCCACTGCTGTCTGTCAGGGAGAAGGAGGAACTGGCCGGGGCACTGGTCCACGTCTTGCAAAGCATTGGCAAGGCCAAG GAGTTCCTTATCGAGTTGGGTAGTGAAGAGGTGGAACGCCTTGGGGAGAAAGAGGCATTGATCTTCAGGGAGAACACGCTGGCCACCAAGGCCATTGATGAGTACATGAAGCTGGTGGGGCAGAAGTACCTCATCGACACCCTGG GGGACTTCATCACTCGACTGTATGCCTCAGTAGAGAGCTGTGAAGTGGACCCTCTCAAATGCCCCGCCTCTGAGCTGTCAAACAACCAGCGTCACCTGAAGGAGAGGTGTGAGGACGCAGTGCAGAAAATCACTGAGATGCACGG GTCTTTCCCTGAAGAGCTTAACAGGATCTTCTCCAGCTGGGTGAAGCTGTGCGAGGAGCAGGGACGACCTGAAATCGGCCAGCGCCTCATCTCTGCCTCGCTATTTCTCCGTTTTCTGTGTCCCGCCATCCTCAGCCCCTCCCTGTTTGGTCTGACACAGCCCTACCCAGAGCCGGCCACCCTGCGCACCCTCACCTTCACCGCCAAGGTCATCCAGAACCTGGCCAACTTTACCCT GTTTGGGGAGAAGGAGGAGTACATGCTGTTCATGAATGACTTCCTGCAGCAGCACTGGGAGAGGATGAGGTGCTTCCTTCAGACAGTGTCCAGCCCAGACATGGAGATCCCAATGACATCCTTCGATGGCTATGTTGACTTGCCTCTGCGTCTGGCTGTCCTACACAGCCTGCTGGTCGACATAATTTCCCCAATGAAGCAG GGCACCATAGACACACTGCACCCTCTGCCTTCAatcctgaaccagattacagaaTCTCTGGGCCCAGACGCTCTACGGATTACTGTTAGCAG CAACATTGGTCAATCCAAGCCAACCTATGTGCCCCCTAAAGACCTGGGTAAGTACAGCCCTCTGCACAACTCCCTGCAGCAGCTGCCTACGGATGTGAAGGGCAGCCAGCGGAAAGAAAGCTTTCAGAGGTGCAATCGAGACAGGAGGAGTGCCAGAGAGAGGAAGCCAGTATCTAGAACCCAGAGTGCGCCGCACAGACCGCTGGCAGACCCTAAACAGCTACGGAGGAGACAGAGCAGCACTGAAGATCTGCCGCTGGAGGACCAAGAGGCAGAGCGGGAAGCCAACCCGCCACTTGATATCTCATCACCACAGAAC AGTGTCGGTGTAAAGTCTCCTCCTGCCCCAGTGCCTTGGATCAAAGTGTCCCAGAGCAAGGAGCCATACGAGAGGAAGATAGAGAATGAAGAGATCAACGTACTGGACAGG CATGCACAGGAGCTGTCGGAGCTCCGCCTGGGGGTGGAGCAGGTGACAGAGCGGGAGTTGGAAATGGCCAAGCGGCTGGAGGACGTCATTGTCCAAAGCCAAGATCAGAATGCAGTCTTGTTGGCTGAGGTTAACGAACTGCGGAATCTTCTGGCTGCCCGTGAGGAACAGCTCGCCAGCGCCACTTTCAG GCTGGGGGTTatcgaggaggagagggaggaggatgagaggaagctGAACGTCGCCGTGGCAGCAGCTGAGCGAATGAACGTACTG GAGGAGCAGTTTGCAGACCTGCTGAAGGACAGGCACCAGCTTGGTGGAGACTACACCGATGACCAGAGCAACACACAGTACCCTGGGATCGGGGCCAATCATGTCAACAGCAACTGA